A window of the Dyadobacter pollutisoli genome harbors these coding sequences:
- a CDS encoding septal ring lytic transglycosylase RlpA family protein → MTYHRILILIMLAFATQPDTFAQVKLGKTETGNASYYSTRFHGRKTSFGEVHKSTELIAAHRSYPLNTMLEVTNLENDEKVIVRVNDRGPFSRNRVVDLSKEAARLLGIIAKGVANVSIRVVGMEGMVLLGSSEEIDPKSGKVISMRTKR, encoded by the coding sequence ATGACTTATCATCGGATTCTGATTCTCATCATGTTAGCTTTCGCCACGCAACCAGACACCTTCGCTCAGGTTAAGCTTGGCAAAACAGAAACCGGAAATGCTTCTTACTATTCCACCAGGTTTCACGGCAGAAAGACCTCTTTCGGCGAAGTACATAAAAGTACAGAACTGATTGCAGCGCACAGAAGTTATCCGCTTAATACGATGCTTGAAGTAACGAATCTTGAAAATGATGAAAAAGTAATCGTCAGGGTTAATGACCGCGGCCCATTCTCCAGAAACCGCGTGGTAGATTTAAGTAAAGAAGCGGCCAGGCTTTTAGGTATCATTGCAAAAGGCGTGGCCAATGTGTCAATCAGAGTTGTTGGAATGGAGGGAATGGTCTTGCTGGGTTCCAGCGAAGAAATTGACCCCAAATCCGGAAAAGTAATATCGATGCGAACCAAGAGATAA
- a CDS encoding ABC-F family ATP-binding cassette domain-containing protein, translating into MIAITNLSYFLGDRALYDSASLHIKPKQKIGLIGLNGTGKSTLLRMINGEFQPDGGNISKAGDCTIGFLNQDLLSYQSDDSILSVAMQAFERQNVLQIQMDKILHDMEHNYTDALVDRLARVQDEFEALDGYSIQSKAEAILEGLGFVTDDLHRPLRLFSGGWRMRVMLAKLLLQKPSLLMLDEPTNHLDLPSIQWVEKYVQSYEGAVIVVSHDRQFLDNTIDTTVEVSGGKLNYYAGNYSYYLEEKEERNEIQRGAYENQQAKIRQTERFIERFKAKATKSRQVQSRVKALDRMDVVDQVIDENAKVHFRFQFTTQPGRHVFQLEDASKAYGEKVILQGTNISMERGDKIALIGANGRGKSTVLRVVAGTEPIEGKRRLGHNVSFTFYAQHQLESLNVQHNLIEELKYANPNKTETELRTVLGCFLFSGDDVFKKIKVLSGGEKSRVALAKVLLSQANFLLLDEPTNHLDMQSVNILIQALQQYEGSYIVVSHDRYFVENIANKIWYIEDHEIKEYPGTYEEYEVWVEERGLQSAVSDKAVVSSAPPQKNATLASNNGPAQKSNGKSVSNEDAQKIKKVQKQIEELENTINGLEIRKTETEAKLADPKIYNDNAALTELNKFYADIKQKLNSTTESWENLMLEVDELSGK; encoded by the coding sequence ATGATCGCGATTACGAACCTCAGTTATTTTCTCGGCGACCGAGCACTTTATGATAGTGCGTCGCTCCATATAAAGCCCAAACAAAAAATTGGTCTTATTGGTCTTAACGGTACCGGTAAGTCGACGCTACTCCGTATGATTAACGGGGAATTCCAGCCGGACGGTGGAAATATTTCCAAAGCAGGAGATTGCACAATAGGGTTTCTGAACCAGGATTTACTTTCCTACCAGAGTGATGACTCGATCCTTTCCGTTGCGATGCAAGCATTTGAACGTCAGAATGTTTTGCAAATTCAAATGGACAAGATCCTCCATGATATGGAGCATAATTATACGGATGCATTGGTCGACCGACTGGCCAGGGTTCAGGACGAATTCGAAGCATTGGACGGTTATTCCATTCAATCCAAAGCCGAAGCTATTCTTGAAGGTTTAGGATTCGTAACGGACGATTTGCACAGACCATTGCGGTTGTTTTCCGGGGGATGGAGAATGCGTGTGATGTTGGCGAAACTGCTTTTGCAAAAGCCGTCATTGCTCATGCTCGATGAGCCTACCAACCACTTGGACTTACCATCCATTCAATGGGTTGAAAAATATGTACAGAGCTATGAAGGAGCTGTTATCGTGGTTTCTCACGACAGGCAATTTCTTGACAATACGATTGATACCACTGTGGAAGTTTCAGGCGGAAAGTTGAATTACTACGCAGGAAATTACTCCTACTATCTGGAGGAAAAAGAGGAACGCAATGAAATTCAGCGCGGTGCTTATGAAAATCAGCAAGCCAAGATCCGCCAGACCGAGCGTTTTATTGAACGTTTCAAAGCCAAAGCAACCAAATCCCGCCAGGTACAGAGCCGTGTAAAAGCGCTGGACAGAATGGATGTAGTGGACCAGGTGATTGATGAAAATGCAAAAGTTCATTTCCGTTTCCAGTTTACTACCCAGCCCGGAAGGCACGTTTTTCAACTTGAAGATGCTTCCAAGGCTTATGGAGAAAAGGTTATTCTTCAAGGTACCAATATTAGCATGGAGCGTGGAGATAAAATTGCGCTGATCGGTGCTAACGGTCGCGGAAAGTCTACGGTTCTTCGCGTAGTAGCAGGTACCGAACCCATTGAAGGAAAAAGAAGACTGGGACATAATGTATCGTTTACATTCTACGCTCAGCATCAGCTCGAATCCCTGAATGTACAGCATAACCTCATCGAGGAGCTGAAATATGCCAACCCAAACAAAACGGAAACAGAGTTGCGTACCGTTTTGGGTTGTTTTCTTTTCAGCGGCGACGATGTATTCAAGAAAATCAAGGTCCTTTCCGGAGGTGAAAAATCACGGGTAGCGTTGGCCAAAGTACTACTTTCACAAGCTAACTTCCTGTTGCTCGATGAGCCTACCAACCACTTGGACATGCAGTCTGTCAATATCCTGATACAGGCTTTGCAGCAGTATGAAGGTAGTTACATTGTAGTATCCCACGACCGGTATTTTGTTGAAAATATTGCAAACAAAATATGGTACATTGAAGATCACGAGATTAAAGAATACCCTGGTACTTACGAGGAGTACGAAGTGTGGGTGGAAGAACGCGGCTTACAATCTGCCGTAAGTGATAAAGCGGTTGTCAGCAGCGCACCTCCGCAGAAAAATGCCACGCTGGCTTCTAACAATGGTCCTGCACAGAAAAGTAATGGAAAATCAGTTTCCAATGAAGATGCGCAGAAAATAAAAAAGGTTCAGAAGCAGATTGAGGAACTGGAAAATACCATTAATGGTCTTGAAATAAGAAAAACAGAGACGGAAGCTAAACTGGCCGATCCAAAAATCTACAACGACAATGCAGCTTTGACCGAGCTGAACAAGTTTTATGCGGACATTAAACAAAAGCTGAATAGCACCACCGAATCGTGGGAAAACCTGATGCTGGAAGTAGACGAGTTGTCGGGAAAGTAA
- the ychF gene encoding redox-regulated ATPase YchF — protein sequence MSLQCGIVGLPNVGKSTLFNAISTGKAEAANYPFCTIEPNVGVVTVPDERLDVLTGLVKPQKVIPTIIEFVDIAGLVKGASQGAGLGNKFLANIREVDAIVHVVRCFQDENVVHVEGRVDPVFDKEIIDIELQMKDLESVEKKIQKTEKGARAGDAKAKAELEWLKKYKSTLEEGKNARSVVIDEETKEAVIGDLQLLTAKPVLYVANVDEGSMLSGNEYSEKLREAVKHEGADVIVLCAAIESQISEIEDPEEHEMFLGEYGLKESGLSKLIKASYALLNLITYFTAGVKEVRAWTIVKGWKAPQAAGVIHSDFEKGFIRAEVIKIADYEQYKTEAGVKEVGKMAVEGKEYVVADGDIMHFRFNV from the coding sequence ATGAGTCTTCAATGTGGGATCGTGGGATTGCCAAACGTAGGGAAATCCACTCTTTTTAATGCCATTTCTACCGGCAAAGCCGAAGCTGCCAATTATCCTTTCTGTACGATAGAGCCCAATGTGGGTGTGGTAACAGTTCCAGATGAACGTCTGGACGTACTTACCGGTTTGGTAAAACCTCAAAAGGTAATACCTACTATCATTGAGTTTGTGGATATCGCAGGCCTTGTGAAAGGTGCCAGCCAGGGAGCAGGCTTAGGAAATAAATTTCTTGCTAACATTCGTGAGGTGGACGCAATTGTTCACGTAGTTCGCTGTTTTCAGGACGAAAACGTGGTTCACGTGGAAGGACGTGTAGATCCTGTTTTTGATAAAGAGATCATCGACATTGAGTTACAAATGAAAGATCTCGAATCTGTTGAAAAGAAGATTCAGAAAACAGAAAAAGGTGCGCGTGCTGGTGATGCAAAAGCAAAAGCCGAACTGGAATGGCTGAAAAAATATAAATCGACGCTGGAAGAAGGCAAAAATGCCCGTAGTGTCGTGATTGATGAAGAAACGAAGGAAGCTGTAATCGGTGACTTGCAGTTGCTGACAGCAAAGCCGGTTCTTTATGTTGCCAATGTGGACGAAGGTTCAATGCTTTCTGGCAATGAATATTCTGAAAAATTGCGTGAAGCAGTAAAACACGAAGGGGCGGATGTAATTGTACTTTGCGCGGCTATCGAATCCCAGATTTCAGAGATCGAGGATCCTGAGGAGCATGAAATGTTTTTAGGAGAGTATGGTCTGAAAGAATCAGGACTGAGCAAGCTGATCAAAGCTTCTTATGCACTTCTCAATCTGATCACTTATTTCACCGCAGGAGTGAAGGAAGTCCGCGCCTGGACAATCGTAAAAGGCTGGAAAGCGCCTCAGGCGGCTGGTGTGATCCATAGTGATTTTGAAAAAGGATTCATTCGTGCGGAGGTTATTAAAATTGCTGATTATGAGCAGTATAAAACGGAAGCTGGCGTGAAGGAAGTTGGCAAAATGGCAGTGGAAGGAAAAGAATATGTAGTTGCGGATGGTGATATTATGCACTTCCGATTTAACGTGTAA
- a CDS encoding type IX secretion system plug protein, which yields MRLSVILLFLISCFYQTNAQQQNLRLEDFIYNEKIRTVLLYPALENPENPTRLLTPPIKPLNGTSPLVLEFDDLSGQFEGYRAKIVHCNADWSKSNLNDIEFTFEFNEYPINSYEQSFSTKVPYFHYRLELPRLKLSGNYVVYVYSDRDRKPVLSRRFMLYENRVNINAQARFSQGIQQQFSDQQIDFTVDYKGYPLNAPQTDLKVVLRKNFRFDQLKTGFKPTNVKPFDQVLEYTFFDLENTFPGGNEFRYFDSRTLSARGYGINEMERSDEFTRLLLFPDKARVGSYIQIDDFNGQYIVDQRESGRGSIEADYTPVLFTLRSEEEPGATFYVNGAFNLWQLNDRNRMTYNAIAKAYEAEIMIKQGVINYNYTMVNGAGKKPDEAYIEGNYGATENDYDILIYHRPPAGRSDLLVGYRTVEWNRRR from the coding sequence ATGCGTTTATCAGTCATTTTACTCTTCCTGATCTCCTGTTTTTATCAGACAAATGCGCAACAGCAAAATCTGCGTCTGGAAGATTTTATATATAATGAAAAAATCAGGACCGTGCTGTTGTATCCAGCCCTGGAAAATCCGGAAAATCCTACGCGGTTGCTTACCCCACCCATAAAACCTTTGAATGGCACGTCTCCCCTAGTTCTTGAATTTGATGATCTATCAGGACAGTTTGAGGGCTACCGTGCCAAAATAGTGCATTGCAATGCCGATTGGAGCAAATCAAATCTGAATGACATTGAATTTACATTTGAATTCAATGAGTATCCCATCAATTCCTACGAGCAGTCGTTCAGTACCAAGGTGCCGTACTTTCACTACCGCTTGGAACTTCCGAGACTGAAACTTTCCGGTAATTATGTGGTGTATGTGTACTCAGACCGCGACAGAAAACCAGTCCTGAGCCGCAGATTTATGCTTTATGAAAACAGGGTGAACATCAACGCGCAGGCCAGATTTTCGCAAGGTATTCAGCAACAATTCAGCGATCAGCAGATTGATTTTACGGTCGACTATAAAGGTTATCCGCTCAATGCTCCGCAAACTGATTTAAAAGTCGTTCTGCGAAAAAATTTTCGCTTTGATCAACTCAAAACGGGATTCAAGCCGACCAATGTTAAACCTTTTGATCAGGTGCTCGAATACACTTTTTTCGATCTTGAAAACACCTTTCCGGGAGGCAATGAGTTCAGGTATTTCGATAGCAGGACATTGTCGGCAAGAGGGTATGGTATTAATGAAATGGAAAGATCTGATGAATTTACCCGGCTGCTTTTATTCCCTGACAAGGCGAGGGTAGGCTCTTACATTCAAATTGATGATTTCAATGGCCAGTACATTGTGGATCAGCGGGAGTCCGGTCGCGGGAGTATCGAGGCAGATTACACGCCGGTATTATTTACCCTACGGTCGGAAGAAGAACCTGGTGCCACATTCTATGTCAATGGTGCATTTAATTTATGGCAGCTCAATGATCGAAATCGCATGACCTACAATGCCATTGCAAAGGCCTACGAGGCAGAGATTATGATTAAACAGGGTGTCATCAATTACAATTATACAATGGTAAATGGTGCCGGCAAAAAACCCGATGAGGCCTACATTGAAGGCAATTACGGAGCTACCGAGAATGATTACGACATCCTGATTTACCACCGCCCACCTGCCGGAAGATCAGATCTGCTTGTGGGTTACCGGACCGTCGAATGGAACAGAAGGCGCTAA
- a CDS encoding DUF3276 family protein, giving the protein MKTYLKLNIVEDREQIYSKRVRAGKRTYFFDVRSTRSNDYYLTITESRRHPQGDGFTYEKHKMFLYKEDFDKFVDALKDAVDHVKTELMPEVDFSQFETKADEVDVVGESDLKWD; this is encoded by the coding sequence TTGAAAACCTATTTAAAACTAAACATAGTGGAAGACAGAGAGCAAATCTACTCCAAAAGGGTCAGGGCAGGAAAACGGACTTACTTCTTCGATGTTCGCTCAACGCGATCCAACGATTATTATCTTACCATCACAGAGAGCCGTCGTCATCCGCAGGGAGACGGGTTCACGTATGAAAAACATAAAATGTTTTTATACAAAGAAGACTTCGATAAGTTCGTAGATGCTTTGAAAGATGCGGTGGATCACGTGAAGACAGAGTTGATGCCGGAAGTTGACTTCTCCCAGTTTGAGACCAAAGCCGATGAGGTGGATGTAGTAGGAGAGTCTGACCTTAAGTGGGATTAA
- a CDS encoding Uma2 family endonuclease, which yields MTAQTIKMYSEKEYLELEREAEYKSEYYRGEIFAMAGASYDHNRIKENLSIEIGVFFKDKSCQSFSSDMRLHIPQTGLYTYPDLLILCGKPELLDDQADTIMNPTALIEVLSKTTSGYDRGEKFHFYRGIPTLKEYIMIDSLSISAEVWAKNEDGMWFLASEAHSIEEYITSANFDLKLKLSDIYAKTKDLS from the coding sequence ATGACAGCACAAACTATCAAAATGTATTCAGAAAAAGAATATCTGGAACTGGAAAGAGAGGCCGAGTACAAAAGCGAATATTATCGGGGAGAGATATTTGCAATGGCTGGGGCGAGCTACGATCACAATCGGATAAAAGAAAACTTGTCTATTGAAATCGGCGTATTTTTTAAAGACAAATCTTGCCAAAGCTTTTCCAGTGATATGCGCCTGCATATTCCTCAAACTGGATTATATACTTATCCGGACTTACTTATTCTTTGTGGGAAGCCAGAATTATTAGATGATCAGGCGGATACAATTATGAACCCTACTGCACTCATTGAAGTGTTATCTAAGACAACCAGTGGATATGACAGAGGTGAAAAATTTCATTTCTATAGAGGTATACCGACTTTGAAAGAATATATTATGATTGATTCATTGTCAATCTCTGCAGAAGTCTGGGCTAAAAATGAAGATGGAATGTGGTTTCTAGCGTCAGAAGCCCACAGCATCGAAGAATATATCACTTCCGCAAATTTTGATTTGAAATTAAAGCTGAGCGATATTTATGCGAAGACCAAAGATTTGAGTTAA